A single Cottoperca gobio chromosome 5, fCotGob3.1, whole genome shotgun sequence DNA region contains:
- the LOC115008393 gene encoding immunoglobulin-like and fibronectin type III domain-containing protein 1 encodes MFRRSKVTEGTASGQVGIKKKSRVPGVMITQFIETLPEEKTHPDFTRKPIALTIQEGKFAYFKAIVTGDPQPTVTWSRNNGDVSDTLRYQTKYDPTSNEHTFEMPNVMPDQADTYKCFALNEYGQAIVTVVLNVIAVGFKKDKVQPPPSEATNGNFKNVLKRKSKIRPKSEQQERKDGEMDPRFWELLLSADKKDYEGICAEFGVTNFRWMLKQLNEKKKEREEDQAQFVNHLSNLKPMQVNSDCSASFEIDMDLLEQSNSIYVYKDGEMIPYTKELGEKMKHTLNKVGRKYIFSMRDLMPDDAGLYQLDVEGVTMFSTEFKIPSVDFLVKIQEVKAIEREDAVFECVLSNPFSKILWFGKNLPLEQGDKYDIVVSEDKLIHKLVIKDCMIVDKGIYSVCAGIKSCNAWLVVEADKDAQKGKKAARKTTRAGGSGVDLQKVAEEQQTKLTQEREERKEQIKAAAAAPAPEPPAEPKAPKDPEPVIVNKPAAVADPPVVEEVHVVPEITCGLSDVYAFRGKPADLTVKMNIDCDGTWFKDGDQMNSGAGVTITKDVTSHKLTIRSCTDDDSRVYRFVSGDISTQGKVTVGDLPEFDPDDLHKFSKPVIVRVGQNAAFKMPFPPQESLVVSWFKDGTEINDGGGVKIVREPNHSRLLLRDCLRTDAGEIKIQLKNPFGAVEATSQLIVLDRPGPPEGPVETLETTSSIIEIKWNPPKDDGGSAVTNYIIERQQAGQSLWTKLGDVSADKTSFRDRNVTHGKKYNYRIYAENPEGLSDALETTDSIMAGILILSGPPGAPTVVSASKTCIKLTWTPPEDDRGVPIIGYQLEKRKKDTNQWIVLNAINEPIEDVSYAVKEVTEGAEYEFRVSAINESGSGDLSPPSAMVCAKNPNMRPCFKDPEDFIVVRAGNSVRVKVFYEAEPPPQITWFKDDEPISPWINVINTEGMSQLVIPSSKRSDSGLYTIKAKNSVGEASFDIEVRVTDEPKTPGPVVLESTVDGKVMISWAPSPDQELDDRMYYVVSQRDSNTRVWKNIADRIFTTTYTANKINPGTEYHFRIYAKNDMGLSDPSQSPTWGANSNRVPKPSYGGISSEVSFERPPSILVPLKVHSPPKGYQLYMTCAVRGCPTPSVSWYLNDVCINSDNNYYITNSFGVCSMYILRVRTIDSGEYKVVATNSFGQAECSTKLKVRD; translated from the exons ATGTTCAGAAGATCAAAAGTGACGGAGGGGACAGCCAGTGGCCAAG TGGGGATCAAGAAGAAATCTAGAGTCCCCGGGGTGATGATAACACAGTTTATCGAGACGCTGCCGGAGGAAAAGACCCATCCAGACTTCACCCGCAAGCCGATTGCTTTGACCATCCAAGAGG gcAAATTTGCTTATTTTAAAGCGATCGTCACTGGAGACCCACAGCCGACTGTAACATGGAGCAGAAATAATGGAGATGTGTCTGATACGTTAAGATATCAAACTAAATACGACCCCACTTCTAACGAGCACACGTTTGAG ATGCCAAACGTTATGCCGGATCAGGCCGATACCTACAAATGCTTTGCCTTAAATGAATATGGACAAGCCATAGTCACAGTTGTTCTGAACGTGATTGCAG TTGGTTTCAAAAAAGACAAAGTCCAGCCACCACCATCTGAAGCCACCAATGGGAATTTTAAGAACGTTTTAAAACGGAAAAG TAAGATCCGTCCGAAATCTGAGCaacaagagagaaaagatggagaaatGGATCCTAGATTTTGGGAGCTCTTACTGAGCGCTGACAAGAAAGACTACGAGGGAATCTGTGCAGAGTTTGGAGTGACAAACTTTCGTTGGATGCTAAAGCAacttaatgaaaaaaagaaagaaagggaggaagacCAAGCCCAG TTCGTCAACCACCTGTCTAACCTGAAACCGATGCAGGTCAATTCAGATTGTAGTGCATCCTTTGAGATCGACATGGATCTTCTTGAACAAAGCAACTCCATATACGTGTACAAG GATGGTGAAATGATTCCATATACAAAGGAGTTGGGAGAGAAGATGAAGCACACCCTTAACAAAGTGGGGAGAAAGTATATTTTCAGTATGAGGGACCTTATGCCAGACGATGCCGGACTGTACCAGTTGGATGTAGAAGGCGTGACGATGTTTTCCACTGAGTTTAAAA tccCCTCGGTGGATTTCTTGGTGAAAATTCAGGAAGTGAAGgcaatagagagagaagatgcaGTTTTCGAGTGCGTCCTGTCAAATCCCTTCTCCAAGATTTTGTGGTTTGGCAAGAATTTGCCGCTGGAACAAGGAGATAAATATGATATCGTGGTTTCAGAAGACAAGCTCATTCACAAGCTGGTGATCAAAGACTGCATGATAGTAGACAAAGGAATTTATTCCGTCTGCGCAGGAATAAAATCTTGCAATGCATGGCTTGTGGTTGAAG ctgATAAAGATGCACAAAAGGGCAAAAAAGCAGCAAGGAAAACAACACGGGCAGGGGGAAGTGGGGTGGATCTGCAGAAGGTTGCCGAAGAGCAGCAAACTAAAttaacacaggagagagaggaaaggaaagagcaGATTAAAGCTGCCGCAGCTGCACCTGCACCTGAACCCCCGGCTGAACCTAAGGCACCGAAGGACCCTGAGCCCG tAATCGTAAACAAACCTGCAGCAGTGGCAGATCCACCCGTTGTGGAGGAAGTGCACGTTG TGCCTGAAATTACCTGTGGACTCTCTGATGTTTATGCTTTTCGTGGAAAGCCGGCTGACTTAACTGTGAAGATGAACATCGACTGCGACGGCACCTGGTTCAAAGATGGAGATCAG ATGAACTCAGGTGCTGGGGTCACCATAACCAAAGATGTAACCTCTCACAAGCTGACAATTCGAAGCTGCACAGATGACGACTCTCGAGTGTATCGTTTTGTATCAGGGGATATCAGTACACAAGGAAAAGTCACTGTTGGAG ACCTACCTGAATTTGACCCAGACGACCTTCACAAATTCTCCAAACCTGTGATCGTTAGAGTGGGCCAGAACGCTGCTTTCAAGATGCCCTTTCCTCCTCAGGAGTCTTTGGTCGTTAGTTGGTTCAAGGATGGCACTGAGATCAATGACGGAGGAGGAGTTAAGATTGTGAGGGAGCCCAATCACAGCCGGCTGCTGCTCAGAGATTGCCTGCGGACAGACGCAGGGGAAATAAAGATCCAGCTCAAAAACCCATTTGGAGCTGTGGAGGCCACATCACAGCTTATTGTGCTTG ATCGACCGGGTCCACCGGAGGGCCCAGTGGAGACCTTGGAAACCACTTCATCTATAATTGAGATAAAATGGAACCCCCCCAAAGACGACGGCGGCTCCGCTGTCACCAACTACATTATAGAACGGCAGCAGGCAGGACAAAGTCTGTGGACGAAACTTGGGGACGTGTCAGCTGACAAGACCTCCTTCAGAGACAGGAATGTGACTCATGGAAAGAAATACAACTATCGCATCTACGCCGAAAACCCAGAGGGCCTCAGCGACGCCCTGGAGACGACTGATAGCATTATGGCTGGCATATTGA TACTCTCCGGTCCACCTGGTGCCCCCACCGTGGTGAGTGCCTCTAAGACCTGCATCAAGTTGACATGGACCCCTCCGGAGGACGACAGAGGAGTACCGATCATCGGTTACCAACTGGAGAAACGAAAGAAGGACACAAATCAGTGGATTGTCCTGAATGCCATTAATGAACCTATTGAAG ACGTGAGCTATGCAGTGAAAGAAGTTACTGAGGGAGCGGAGTACGAGTTCAGGGTTTCAGCGATCAATGAGTCAGGATCAGGAGACCTAAGCCCTCCCTCTGCAATGGTGTGTGCAAAGAATCCCAACA TGAGACCTTGTTTTAAAGACCCAGAGGACTTCATTGTTGTCAGAGCAGGAAATTCTGTACGTGTCAAAGTTTTCTATGAG GCTGAACCTCCACCTCAGATCACTTGGTTTAAGGATGATGAACCAATATCCCCGTGGATTAACGTCATCAACACAGAGGGGATGTCTCAGCTTGTTATTCCCTCATCAAAGCGCTCGGATTCCGGTTTATACACTATCAAAGCCAAAAACTCCGTGGGTGAGGCTTCATTCGACATTGAGGTTAGAGTCACAG ATGAACCCAAGACTCCCGGGCCAGTGGTGCTGGAGTCAACAGTCGACGGCAAAGTGATGATATCATGGGCTCCTTCTCCAGACCAGGAGCTCGACGACCGCATGTACTACGTGGTGTCTCAACGTGACTCCAACACCAGAGTGTGGAAGAATATAGCAGATCGCATCTTCACTACCACGTACACAGCCAACAAAATCAATCCTGGGACAGAGTACCATTTCCGGATCTACGCCAAGAATGATATGGGCCTCTCAGATCCATCTCAGTCGCCTACATGGGGCGCCAACAGCAACAGAG TTCCCAAACCTTCATATGGAGGCATTTCATCAGAGGTCAGCTTTGAGAGGCCTCCATCCATCTTGGTCCCTCTCAAAGTCCACTCACCACCCAAAGGTTACCAACTCTACATGACGTGTGCTGTCCGAGGATGCCCTACGCCCAGTGTATCCTGGTACCTGAACGACGTCTGCATCAACTCAGACAACAACTACTACATCACCAACTCCTTTGGTGTGTGCTCGATGTACATTCTTAGAGTCCGAACAATAGACAGCGGTGAATATAAAGTTGTCGCGACCAACTCGTTCGGCCAGGCCGAGTGTTCCACGAAACTTAAAGTTAGAG ATTAA